A genomic window from Treponema maltophilum ATCC 51939 includes:
- a CDS encoding alpha/beta hydrolase: protein MLFIFLPLLAAAGFLILCFSAGFVLFGFLCARSVYAKHSFVDNADHIKDEKVYPVLLEAKNRIDETSQEKVAIRSACIRRIFPLPSFFPKKTLKLCADLQLQNDAESASDKKHFAVLVHGFSDSARGMAYLAEAYYKNGFSVLSVNLRAHGESEGRFAGLGHLTTDAADLALWLRFLVYRFGKDIRIVLHGVSMGAAAAVQCAYGIIAVQDECADERAALKTVAADCGFYRFSEQVERQLSLFLSAKGIHRAVFCCAAKAASFFNLFVNGFSFSADCPGTTLAACTQAQPFELVLFHGSADTLVPPADAHRLYEAAHEPKRLVLTEGAPHIGSFFYAPEKYMAAVLKNFRD from the coding sequence ATGCTTTTCATTTTTTTGCCGCTGCTTGCCGCCGCAGGTTTTTTAATTCTATGCTTTTCCGCAGGATTCGTACTGTTCGGTTTTTTATGCGCGCGCTCCGTGTACGCAAAACACTCGTTCGTCGATAACGCCGATCACATAAAGGACGAAAAAGTTTACCCCGTTTTGCTTGAAGCGAAAAACCGCATAGACGAAACATCGCAGGAAAAGGTCGCAATACGCTCCGCCTGCATCCGCCGGATTTTCCCCTTACCGTCCTTTTTCCCCAAAAAAACGCTGAAACTGTGCGCCGATTTACAACTGCAAAACGATGCCGAAAGCGCGTCCGACAAAAAGCATTTTGCGGTGCTCGTTCACGGCTTTTCCGATTCCGCCCGCGGCATGGCGTATTTGGCCGAAGCATATTATAAAAACGGCTTTTCCGTTTTAAGCGTCAACCTGCGCGCCCACGGCGAAAGCGAAGGCCGCTTTGCGGGGCTCGGCCATCTTACAACCGACGCCGCCGACCTTGCGCTGTGGCTCCGCTTTTTGGTATACCGCTTCGGCAAAGATATCCGCATTGTGCTTCACGGCGTGTCCATGGGAGCCGCGGCGGCCGTCCAATGCGCATACGGAATCATCGCCGTGCAAGACGAATGTGCCGACGAAAGAGCCGCCCTGAAAACGGTTGCCGCCGACTGCGGATTTTACCGTTTTTCGGAACAAGTCGAACGCCAGCTGTCCCTGTTTTTATCCGCAAAAGGCATTCACCGCGCGGTTTTCTGCTGTGCGGCAAAAGCCGCGTCTTTTTTCAACCTTTTTGTAAACGGATTTTCTTTTTCGGCCGATTGCCCGGGCACAACCTTGGCCGCATGCACGCAAGCGCAGCCCTTTGAACTCGTTTTGTTTCACGGCAGCGCCGACACCCTCGTACCGCCCGCCGACGCGCACCGCTTGTACGAAGCGGCGCACGAACCCAAACGGCTCGTTTTAACCGAAGGCGCCCCGCACATCGGCAGCTTTTTTTACGCCCCCGAAAAATACATGGCCGCCGTTTTGAAAAACTTCCGCGATTGA
- a CDS encoding NADase-type glycan-binding domain-containing protein, with amino-acid sequence MKKYITAVILLCGMGHCFFAVDWQKELFAQFIQKETFQVRCDWTQGFKRIERELEACIEDLEGRLYTTERFEISDFTLTENGFLSQKVPVHNHKTKEDKKIDIFFVLGNEYLLFFTSMKDFNSGYFLTMATPYIFKQREKSDFWDSENKQRWYVDSSPYSGLIKKTTTSSYMTETVKGVTFPYNGSEFELYMLHDEVGSSLNMYAMPWVENAAGGGIGEWIEIEPDMEQSVCYILNGFVDASRPHLYKMNSRIKKALIKGITAKGKELEQTVYFEDFVYFKTVQFTKPVVKIRITIQDVYPGTKWQDTAISAIMFPEYDNKAKDWRYRYNNDTGKYEVCKIEKK; translated from the coding sequence ATGAAAAAATATATAACAGCAGTAATTTTACTGTGCGGAATGGGGCATTGTTTTTTTGCCGTTGATTGGCAAAAAGAATTGTTTGCACAGTTTATTCAAAAAGAAACGTTTCAAGTGCGTTGTGATTGGACACAGGGCTTTAAGAGAATAGAAAGAGAACTGGAAGCTTGTATAGAAGATCTTGAAGGTCGGCTGTATACTACTGAACGGTTTGAAATTTCCGATTTTACGTTAACTGAAAATGGATTTTTATCACAAAAAGTTCCCGTACACAATCATAAAACAAAAGAAGATAAAAAAATCGATATCTTCTTTGTGTTAGGAAATGAATATCTGTTGTTTTTTACAAGTATGAAGGATTTTAATTCGGGATATTTTTTGACTATGGCAACTCCATATATTTTTAAACAAAGAGAAAAAAGCGACTTTTGGGATTCGGAAAATAAACAGAGATGGTATGTAGACAGCAGTCCCTATTCAGGGCTTATAAAAAAAACGACAACAAGCAGTTATATGACCGAAACGGTAAAAGGCGTAACCTTTCCCTATAACGGTTCCGAGTTTGAATTATACATGTTACACGATGAGGTCGGGTCAAGCTTGAATATGTATGCAATGCCGTGGGTAGAAAACGCTGCGGGAGGCGGAATCGGTGAATGGATAGAAATTGAGCCGGATATGGAACAAAGTGTATGTTATATTTTAAACGGTTTTGTAGACGCATCGCGGCCTCATTTATATAAAATGAATAGCCGTATAAAAAAGGCTCTTATAAAGGGGATAACCGCAAAAGGAAAAGAGTTGGAGCAAACAGTCTATTTTGAAGATTTTGTATATTTTAAGACAGTACAATTTACGAAGCCTGTGGTAAAAATACGTATAACGATTCAAGATGTATATCCGGGGACTAAATGGCAGGATACGGCAATTTCCGCTATCATGTTTCCGGAGTATGATAATAAAGCAAAAGATTGGCGGTATAGATACAATAATGATACCGGTAAATACGAAGTATGCAAAATAGAGAAAAAATGA
- a CDS encoding TetR/AcrR family transcriptional regulator: protein MGIVIDHEKRKKVILKKALDVIIDEGYEDATFQKIADRCGITRTTLYIYFKNKREIFLWSIKQLTEGLENSLRLIIDDKSRTCKERLLDVLEVIVHGCMENRQLFQVILAYLIQIQKTGKNPGDRVRRRIVRLRHLLSTILIEGKKSGDFKQINVKAANEMFYSLIESAIFRLAILDQQTVNEMLSSLQLAVAGISA from the coding sequence ATGGGAATCGTTATAGACCACGAAAAGCGTAAAAAAGTCATTTTAAAAAAAGCCCTCGATGTGATTATCGATGAAGGCTATGAAGACGCGACCTTTCAAAAAATTGCCGACCGCTGCGGTATTACGCGCACCACCTTATATATCTATTTTAAAAACAAGCGCGAAATATTTTTATGGAGTATCAAGCAGTTGACCGAAGGCTTGGAAAATTCGCTCCGCCTTATTATCGACGACAAAAGCCGCACTTGTAAAGAACGGCTTTTGGACGTTTTGGAAGTGATTGTTCACGGCTGCATGGAAAACAGGCAGCTGTTTCAGGTTATTTTAGCCTATCTTATTCAAATACAAAAAACGGGTAAAAATCCGGGCGACCGCGTGCGGCGTCGCATCGTGCGCTTGCGGCATCTTCTTTCGACCATTTTAATCGAAGGTAAAAAAAGCGGCGACTTTAAGCAGATAAACGTAAAAGCGGCGAACGAAATGTTCTATTCGCTTATCGAATCGGCAATTTTCCGTTTGGCAATCCTCGACCAGCAGACAGTCAACGAAATGCTTTCTTCCCTGCAGCTGGCCGTCGCAGGTATAAGTGCGTAA
- a CDS encoding aldose 1-epimerase family protein translates to MQKHLCNDYLSVTVDTAGAELVSVKTRSHREILWQGEKGVWNAHAPLLFPWTGRIKNRRFTHKGAAFDAGIHGFIAQTEHRLAQESADLLRFETESSPVTRKLFPYDFALAQTFSLNASALTHTVDVTNTGKSPMFFGLGFHPGFICPFEKEKEAGDYELVFDTAQSPDLVELTENGLPSGAQRRYMNNQKALALSDDLFKGNTLCFTGLTASSVTLREKSAPHKKNGAGYSAGYSVEVCIKDFPYLLLWSAATEKLRFVCIEPWYTLPDFENSSSEWESKKNLLRLESGKTFTAALTLTIHTV, encoded by the coding sequence ATGCAAAAACATCTTTGTAACGATTATCTGAGCGTTACGGTCGACACGGCGGGTGCGGAGCTCGTTTCCGTAAAAACGCGTTCGCACAGGGAAATCCTGTGGCAGGGCGAAAAGGGCGTATGGAACGCTCACGCGCCCCTGCTTTTTCCGTGGACGGGACGAATAAAAAACCGCCGGTTCACGCACAAGGGCGCGGCTTTCGACGCGGGCATTCACGGTTTTATAGCGCAGACCGAACACCGGCTCGCACAAGAAAGCGCGGACCTTTTGCGCTTCGAAACCGAAAGTTCGCCCGTTACGCGCAAACTGTTCCCCTACGATTTTGCACTCGCCCAAACGTTTTCCCTTAACGCCAGCGCGCTCACGCATACGGTTGACGTAACGAACACGGGGAAATCGCCGATGTTTTTCGGACTCGGATTTCATCCCGGCTTTATATGCCCCTTTGAAAAAGAAAAAGAGGCGGGCGATTACGAGCTTGTTTTCGATACGGCGCAAAGTCCGGACTTGGTCGAATTGACCGAAAACGGACTTCCTTCCGGCGCGCAAAGGCGGTACATGAATAATCAAAAAGCGCTCGCCTTGTCGGACGACTTGTTCAAAGGCAATACGCTGTGCTTTACGGGATTAACGGCATCGTCGGTTACGCTGCGCGAAAAAAGTGCGCCGCACAAAAAAAACGGCGCCGGCTATTCTGCAGGATATTCGGTTGAAGTGTGCATAAAAGATTTTCCGTACCTGCTTTTGTGGAGCGCCGCAACCGAAAAGCTGCGCTTTGTCTGCATAGAACCTTGGTACACGCTGCCCGATTTTGAAAACTCATCAAGCGAATGGGAATCCAAAAAGAATCTTTTGCGCCTTGAAAGCGGAAAAACTTTTACCGCCGCCCTTACGTTGACAATTCATACAGTATAA
- a CDS encoding THUMP domain-containing class I SAM-dependent RNA methyltransferase, whose amino-acid sequence MTTLAALCAIGAEKVLANEIKKLGYAVRSNAPGRVLFDCPEKELFRPNLCLRTADRIYLQAASFAAPDFDALFEGVHAVQWQDFFKKDVKLHIDKVRIHKSALRSEHGVQSVVHKAVCAKLGSCWRMNVLPESGAQADIRVYVENDTVSVFLDLSGAPLNRRGYRKDGGSAPIRESTAAVLLQLMCWKRKMPLHDPFCGSGTIAIEAALYAYNVAPGFGRRFALENLAVFDAASADEIRKKEAANIRPDVLARITGTDIDPAAAERARVNAERAFAGAGRALQLIGSDLKIPRPDFECADFKELQAPYNEGCIITNPPYGERLGDEEEIPALYKSMGSLFTDFKGWNMGFITAYADFERCIGKRASQAKNLKSGNLDTVFYIYNEQGYGKHSTQPTEEKDGNRYRPRKA is encoded by the coding sequence ATGACAACACTTGCCGCCCTGTGTGCAATCGGTGCCGAAAAGGTTCTTGCAAACGAAATAAAAAAACTCGGTTACGCGGTGAGGAGCAATGCTCCCGGCCGGGTGCTGTTTGACTGCCCCGAAAAAGAGCTGTTCCGGCCCAATCTGTGCCTGCGCACGGCGGACAGAATTTACCTGCAGGCGGCCTCCTTTGCCGCACCCGATTTCGACGCGCTGTTTGAGGGCGTGCATGCCGTACAGTGGCAGGATTTTTTTAAAAAAGACGTAAAACTCCATATAGATAAGGTGCGCATTCATAAGAGTGCTCTTAGATCGGAACACGGCGTGCAATCCGTCGTGCATAAAGCGGTTTGCGCCAAGCTCGGCTCGTGCTGGCGTATGAACGTTTTGCCGGAAAGCGGCGCGCAGGCGGATATACGCGTGTACGTCGAAAACGATACGGTGTCGGTTTTTCTCGATTTGTCGGGCGCGCCGCTGAACCGCAGAGGGTACCGCAAAGACGGGGGAAGCGCGCCGATACGCGAATCGACGGCGGCAGTCCTTTTGCAGCTTATGTGCTGGAAGCGGAAAATGCCGCTGCACGATCCCTTTTGCGGATCCGGAACAATAGCGATTGAAGCGGCGCTTTACGCGTACAACGTCGCTCCGGGCTTCGGCAGGCGCTTTGCGCTTGAAAACCTTGCCGTTTTCGATGCCGCCTCGGCGGACGAAATCCGCAAAAAAGAAGCGGCGAACATTCGCCCGGATGTGCTTGCCCGCATTACCGGAACCGACATAGATCCCGCTGCGGCAGAGCGGGCGCGTGTAAACGCCGAACGCGCATTCGCCGGTGCGGGGCGCGCTTTGCAGCTTATCGGGAGCGATTTGAAAATTCCGCGCCCCGATTTTGAATGTGCGGATTTTAAGGAGCTGCAAGCGCCTTACAACGAGGGATGTATCATTACCAATCCTCCGTACGGCGAGCGGCTCGGCGATGAGGAGGAAATTCCCGCGCTGTATAAAAGCATGGGCTCCCTGTTTACGGATTTTAAAGGCTGGAACATGGGCTTCATTACGGCCTATGCGGATTTTGAACGCTGCATCGGAAAGCGCGCGTCGCAGGCAAAAAATTTAAAAAGCGGTAATTTGGATACCGTTTTTTATATATACAACGAACAAGGATACGGCAAACACAGTACGCAACCGACGGAGGAAAAAGATGGGAATCGTTATAGACCACGAAAAGCGTAA
- a CDS encoding trypsin-like peptidase domain-containing protein: protein MLHRFSGVKRLFFILIPLFLLPVGVFAQIKNYVGVVREKYHSANIAVLEEYRDTLQSKGYTSYAQSIDSYLKGGFGSGFVYVAPDGTNYIITNRHVVSQAESVSVEFEGTDGGTTKYDNLKVLNADEEIDLAILSFPKGVKPFKKGLTFATKKVQDGQEVWTAGFPGLAGNPLWQLGKGSVTNSAARIKDLVDPDITTLIQHSAQIDGGNSGGPLLIADPSAEAGYAVVGVNTWKYVRRQDTNYSIPAAAVQAYIKKVLNPENAPAIKTQMEKRVQSFIADAAKQDNDFTDIVKYISYAYVGSDGKNIFVKALSSAPSAVRSVVIAVFNNYSPLEGMRYALAWDVWKKLGNDERSLVSAGDVTEVSAVACTVPLQNEKWEKPIETRWISEHGLWRLEMFGSVEPKTEKSKKKTKTAKTDIEENSEAPFFSFESPYSSALQIGFDLSRTNGITHGFSASYSYFLDMTGLDKRWVGVGFGLNIDKVTPLNATRVIIGPVLTVQVPMIIGKTHLIPYIAGTVGPNILGFASFDKSAAGGFAAGFETGLKAGYDFGADVNVLFGIAYKHMQQKPLFDSGKSAALKKTSLSASLTLVF, encoded by the coding sequence ATGCTTCACCGTTTTTCGGGTGTAAAACGTCTCTTTTTTATTTTAATCCCTTTGTTTTTGCTTCCTGTCGGCGTTTTTGCACAGATAAAAAATTATGTCGGTGTCGTTCGCGAAAAATACCATTCGGCAAACATTGCCGTGCTTGAAGAATACCGCGACACGCTGCAATCGAAAGGGTATACCTCGTACGCGCAATCGATCGATTCTTACCTTAAAGGAGGCTTCGGCTCCGGTTTTGTGTACGTCGCTCCCGACGGAACGAACTACATCATCACAAACCGGCATGTCGTATCGCAAGCCGAATCCGTGTCGGTTGAATTTGAAGGAACCGACGGCGGTACCACAAAGTACGACAACTTAAAAGTTTTAAATGCCGACGAAGAAATCGATTTGGCGATTTTAAGCTTTCCCAAGGGCGTTAAACCTTTTAAAAAAGGTTTGACTTTTGCAACAAAAAAAGTTCAAGACGGTCAGGAAGTGTGGACGGCGGGCTTTCCCGGTTTGGCGGGTAACCCGCTTTGGCAGCTGGGCAAGGGCTCGGTTACCAACAGCGCCGCTCGCATAAAAGATTTGGTCGATCCGGACATCACGACGCTCATTCAACATTCGGCGCAAATCGACGGAGGAAACTCCGGCGGCCCGCTTTTGATTGCCGATCCTTCCGCCGAAGCCGGCTACGCGGTTGTCGGCGTCAACACGTGGAAATACGTGCGCCGTCAGGATACGAACTATTCGATTCCCGCAGCGGCCGTTCAGGCATATATTAAAAAAGTGCTGAACCCCGAAAACGCTCCGGCAATAAAAACGCAAATGGAAAAACGCGTTCAATCGTTTATCGCCGATGCCGCAAAACAGGACAACGATTTCACCGACATCGTAAAATATATTTCCTACGCATACGTCGGTTCGGACGGAAAAAACATTTTCGTAAAAGCGCTTTCATCGGCGCCTTCGGCCGTCCGCTCCGTTGTTATTGCGGTCTTTAACAATTATTCGCCGCTCGAAGGCATGCGCTACGCTCTCGCATGGGACGTATGGAAAAAGCTCGGAAACGACGAGCGCTCGCTTGTTTCCGCAGGAGACGTAACGGAAGTGTCCGCGGTTGCATGCACCGTACCGCTCCAAAACGAAAAATGGGAAAAGCCCATAGAAACGCGCTGGATTTCCGAACACGGTTTATGGCGCTTGGAAATGTTCGGTTCGGTGGAGCCGAAAACCGAAAAGAGCAAAAAGAAAACAAAGACCGCCAAAACCGACATAGAAGAAAATTCGGAAGCGCCTTTTTTCTCTTTTGAAAGTCCTTATTCTTCGGCATTGCAAATAGGGTTCGACCTTTCCCGCACAAACGGCATAACGCACGGATTCAGCGCTTCTTATTCGTATTTTCTTGATATGACCGGCTTGGATAAGCGTTGGGTAGGAGTAGGATTTGGCCTCAATATCGATAAGGTGACGCCGCTTAATGCAACGCGCGTCATTATCGGGCCGGTACTTACCGTACAAGTTCCGATGATTATAGGGAAAACGCACCTTATTCCGTACATTGCCGGAACGGTAGGTCCCAATATTCTCGGATTTGCTTCTTTCGATAAGAGTGCGGCCGGCGGTTTTGCCGCAGGTTTCGAAACGGGGCTTAAAGCGGGTTATGATTTCGGCGCCGATGTCAACGTACTTTTCGGCATTGCCTATAAGCATATGCAGCAAAAACCGCTGTTTGACAGCGGCAAAAGTGCAGCGTTGAAAAAAACGAGTTTATCGGCGTCTTTAACGCTTGTATTTTAA
- a CDS encoding adenylate/guanylate cyclase domain-containing protein, with translation MSKIVFEKIKNRLKKISSSVARWKVGSLVVLVVLMALPFSMDKMDLFNPEQASRLLYPFTVLASGVVPSGFHFFPVCCFAFFLLPIACILTIVSFFQKKITDTMVYLSLLVSATFYLAGSFCGIILFANTARWFSSLSPAVYLAFFSALAFHSALIAFGIVSIKRKSESYVEYKQLLKEEKQKEAILRDKTSEKLKKHKKTEGDAAPDLAAVYSAVKDRINDFKNREWKTRIKTKITFVILCTILIILSTFISTDLKNYKTLLSQTVNNTGKNLAEQVAAIYDFSDGLHTKISAFFDGIRKTNASSPFPFQRVDIITTSSKTNIFLEEIDYSTELPEFDVFSYTTAAGSVNKIPVSEKTILPSEAVRYITHYQNENTRSEPILKPEKNTCLYVYPVTFSRKDGQRLVGFSVVTYLNEVLNRPYFQAKVFILTISAIFFYVSIIITLFLADFIANPILFLCGNIRKTANGLSDMLSGNAKIESGKLMFEESVNTNDEIKTLSIEIKNIVSLVRGMLPYVSFHTVQNAEKNTGRLSTTRELCFLFTDIRGFTSLCEKISPKEVIRLLNRYLDLETKIIFENDGDVDKYVGDEIMAFFSGPKKEINACKAAMEIRKAMYREKQAALEEGVDSISIGIGINSGSVVFGSVGSETRKDFTSIGDTVNLAARLESANKEYGSKAIISEAVYEKLNGSFVCRELDFVTVKGKTEPVRIYEILQAKEAATEKILDLKRTFETGLSYYRKRKWDNAEKYFSDNIEKYNDAPSKVFLKRVNHYQVSPPKPRWKGVFVMTGK, from the coding sequence ATGAGTAAGATTGTATTTGAAAAAATCAAAAATCGGCTGAAGAAGATTTCCTCTTCCGTTGCAAGATGGAAAGTCGGTTCGCTTGTCGTTCTTGTAGTACTTATGGCGCTCCCTTTCAGTATGGACAAGATGGATTTATTTAATCCCGAACAGGCGTCGCGTTTGCTGTATCCGTTTACCGTATTGGCATCCGGTGTTGTTCCGAGCGGGTTTCATTTTTTTCCCGTTTGCTGCTTCGCATTTTTTCTTTTGCCGATTGCCTGTATCCTTACGATCGTATCCTTTTTTCAAAAAAAGATAACGGATACTATGGTATATTTAAGTTTGCTCGTATCCGCAACGTTTTATCTTGCCGGCAGCTTTTGCGGAATAATTTTGTTTGCAAATACGGCGCGCTGGTTTTCTTCGTTAAGCCCTGCGGTATACCTTGCTTTTTTTTCGGCGCTTGCGTTTCATTCAGCTTTAATCGCATTCGGAATAGTTTCCATAAAACGAAAAAGCGAATCGTATGTGGAATATAAACAGCTTTTAAAAGAAGAAAAGCAAAAAGAAGCGATTCTTCGCGACAAAACATCGGAAAAGCTGAAAAAGCACAAAAAAACCGAAGGCGATGCAGCGCCGGATCTTGCCGCCGTGTATTCGGCCGTAAAAGACAGAATCAACGATTTTAAAAACCGGGAATGGAAAACACGCATAAAAACGAAAATAACCTTTGTCATTCTCTGTACGATACTGATTATTCTTTCCACCTTTATTTCCACGGATTTGAAAAATTATAAAACGCTGCTTTCGCAAACGGTAAACAATACGGGTAAAAATCTCGCCGAACAGGTTGCCGCGATCTATGATTTTTCCGACGGTCTTCATACGAAAATAAGTGCATTTTTCGACGGTATACGGAAAACAAACGCGTCCTCGCCGTTCCCCTTCCAAAGGGTAGACATTATTACGACGAGCAGCAAAACGAATATCTTCCTTGAAGAAATCGATTATTCTACGGAACTGCCGGAATTCGATGTATTTTCTTATACGACGGCTGCCGGGAGCGTTAATAAGATTCCCGTTTCGGAAAAAACGATTTTACCGTCCGAAGCCGTGCGCTACATAACGCATTATCAAAATGAAAATACGAGAAGCGAGCCGATTCTAAAGCCGGAAAAGAACACCTGTTTGTATGTGTATCCGGTTACGTTTTCGCGCAAAGACGGTCAAAGGCTTGTGGGGTTTTCGGTCGTTACGTATTTGAACGAAGTCTTGAACAGGCCGTATTTTCAGGCAAAGGTTTTTATTTTGACGATTTCGGCAATCTTTTTTTATGTTTCGATAATAATCACTCTGTTTCTCGCCGATTTTATCGCGAACCCGATCCTCTTTCTGTGCGGAAATATTCGCAAAACGGCAAACGGTTTGAGCGACATGCTTTCCGGCAACGCGAAGATTGAATCGGGCAAGCTGATGTTTGAAGAAAGTGTCAACACGAATGACGAAATAAAAACGCTTTCGATAGAAATAAAAAATATCGTGTCGCTTGTGCGCGGCATGCTGCCGTACGTATCGTTTCACACGGTGCAAAATGCGGAAAAAAACACCGGCCGTTTGAGCACGACGCGCGAACTGTGCTTTCTTTTTACCGATATCCGCGGATTTACGAGTCTGTGCGAAAAGATATCGCCGAAAGAGGTTATCCGGCTTTTGAATCGATATCTCGATCTGGAAACAAAAATCATTTTCGAAAACGACGGCGATGTCGATAAATACGTCGGCGACGAAATAATGGCGTTTTTTTCCGGCCCCAAAAAAGAGATCAACGCCTGCAAAGCCGCCATGGAAATCCGCAAAGCAATGTACCGCGAAAAGCAGGCCGCACTCGAAGAGGGAGTGGATTCCATTTCCATCGGTATCGGCATCAACTCCGGTTCCGTCGTATTCGGTTCGGTCGGATCGGAAACGCGCAAGGACTTTACGTCGATCGGCGATACGGTAAACCTCGCGGCTCGGCTTGAAAGCGCAAATAAAGAATACGGCTCAAAGGCGATTATTTCCGAAGCGGTGTATGAAAAATTGAACGGCAGTTTTGTATGCCGCGAGCTCGATTTTGTAACGGTAAAGGGAAAAACCGAACCGGTGCGTATTTACGAGATTTTGCAGGCAAAGGAAGCGGCAACCGAAAAAATTCTCGATTTAAAACGTACCTTCGAAACCGGCTTGTCGTATTACCGAAAACGCAAATGGGATAACGCGGAAAAATATTTTTCCGACAATATCGAAAAATACAACGATGCACCGTCGAAGGTATTTTTAAAGCGGGTAAACCACTATCAGGTTTCGCCGCCCAAACCGCGGTGGAAGGGCGTTTTTGTAATGACCGGAAAATAA
- a CDS encoding ectonucleotide pyrophosphatase/phosphodiesterase has translation MNKVMLISFDAVGSDEVTELLTMPNFKRLTQNGMLFRDMKTVFVSNTYPIHTSVATGKPPCAHGIISNMWIDPAEEGAWCYDSRRIRAKTLWNAAREKGLKTASVLWPVTGYAKDINWNLPEVVIRKGENQVVQNLKAGSFIIQMEAFFRHRHLMHGISQPALDTFAVHVMRDIVLSRKPDFMLLHLTSFDTICHQFGRTAPETKKALVYLDGFLGNMLDILEKDTTVIVFSDHAQLDVHSNIHPNALLERMGFLKQTESYDEVFKKTVNVLSDYRYFFHYAGGSAFLFSPAADKAPDKENPQGKAAEIDSIKKAVLQLEGVERLLTDDEMKESGFGAPSSLYAAGALFGIGAKEGRHFGDTHYEKGSHGYTVNRPHYGTFCAVNKKIEGASCTSILDVTKLTAAELGVSMD, from the coding sequence ATGAATAAGGTAATGTTGATAAGCTTTGATGCGGTCGGCAGCGATGAAGTAACTGAATTGCTTACGATGCCGAATTTTAAGCGGCTTACGCAAAACGGTATGCTGTTCCGCGACATGAAAACGGTATTCGTTTCGAACACCTACCCGATTCATACTTCCGTCGCGACGGGCAAACCGCCGTGCGCTCACGGAATTATTTCAAATATGTGGATAGATCCGGCCGAAGAAGGCGCATGGTGTTACGACAGCCGCCGCATACGCGCAAAAACCTTGTGGAACGCGGCCCGCGAAAAAGGCTTAAAAACCGCTTCGGTTTTATGGCCGGTTACCGGTTATGCAAAAGACATCAATTGGAATTTGCCCGAAGTCGTCATACGCAAGGGCGAAAATCAGGTTGTGCAGAATTTAAAAGCCGGTTCCTTTATTATTCAAATGGAAGCCTTTTTTCGCCATCGGCATTTAATGCACGGCATTTCGCAGCCGGCCCTCGACACCTTTGCCGTCCACGTTATGCGCGACATAGTTTTATCGCGCAAGCCCGACTTTATGCTGCTGCACTTAACGAGCTTCGACACCATTTGCCACCAATTCGGAAGAACCGCGCCGGAAACGAAAAAAGCCTTGGTATATTTGGACGGTTTTTTGGGCAACATGCTCGACATCCTCGAAAAGGACACGACGGTCATCGTTTTTTCCGACCATGCGCAGCTCGATGTTCATTCGAACATTCACCCGAATGCGCTGCTTGAGCGCATGGGCTTTTTAAAGCAAACGGAAAGCTACGACGAAGTTTTTAAAAAAACCGTAAACGTTTTGAGCGATTACCGATACTTTTTCCACTATGCCGGCGGCAGCGCGTTTTTATTTTCCCCGGCTGCGGACAAAGCACCCGATAAAGAAAACCCGCAAGGTAAGGCGGCGGAAATCGATTCGATAAAAAAAGCGGTGTTGCAGCTTGAAGGCGTCGAGCGGCTTTTAACCGACGACGAAATGAAGGAATCGGGCTTCGGCGCCCCGTCTTCTTTGTATGCGGCCGGAGCGCTTTTCGGCATCGGCGCAAAAGAAGGCAGGCACTTCGGCGACACGCACTACGAAAAAGGTTCGCACGGCTATACGGTTAACCGGCCGCATTACGGAACCTTTTGTGCCGTCAACAAAAAAATCGAAGGCGCGTCTTGCACGTCGATTCTTGATGTTACAAAGCTTACCGCCGCCGAACTCGGCGTATCCATGGATTAA